The genomic interval AACAATTCCGTCAGCCCGCCCAGCGATTCCGGAATCGGGCCTTCCACGATATGCGTCTGCTCGAAGTCGCGGCGAGTTTGGTAATAAATAATCGGAATCTTCTTAATGAAACGGTTTTCCACGCCGAAAATCCGGTTGTTCCGCTCGTGTTCCTCTTCGAGGTACTGAACCAGCTGCTGGAGCACCGCCTCTCCGGCCGAGTACGTATAGAAATCGAAGTGCGCCGACTCAAACCGTTTCCACTGGAATTCCGTATACGACGGCTTTTTTTTCCCCCAATAGGGGATGGGGAGAAACATCGTCCGACGCTCCCTCCCGGTCGTCGGAAAGATGATCCGGATAAAATCCTCGATCAGATCACTCCCCTGCGCGTACCCGCCTCGGATACGAAGGGCATCGTCGTAGCGAAGAAGATCCATCGGCATCCCTGCCGTGGACTCGGCTTCGATCAGCTCTTTAAACGTCGGGGGTGGCTCGTCGTTGAGCGATACCGTTTCTCCCCCGTCTCCCGCATAAGCCGTGGGGAGGGAAAGCAGGAATCCGATCAGCAGAGCCCTTTTCACAGGTTAACGGCTGCGCAATTTTGCCTGGGTAAGTTTCTCGATGTTCCAATGGACCGGGATCTGGGTCGGCAGACCGCTCTTCTCAAAAACGACGTGCCCCTCACGAACGCCGTACTCAAACAGTTTCTTCGTGACCTCGACGTCTTTCTTGCAATATTCCCGGACCAAATCCAGGCGCCCCTCTTTGACCCAGCGAAGAGATTGAAGCCCGTCGGCGCTCTTGGTCTCCCCTAAGGTCGCCTTTGCCAAAGAATCGAGTTTCAAACGAAACCCAAGCACGTTCTCGATCTCGAGCAGCATGTCGAGATTGGGCAACGCGATGAGATTTGTGTCCGAATATCCCGAAAGAACCTTGTAGTCGAAACGAACGTGGTTGAAGCCCACGATGAGATCCGCACGGCGCAGATGATTCACGAGTGACGGGACGTCCTTCTCCTCATACACATGATATTGCCCGTCCGAAGTGTCATAACAGACGCCGCAAGCCATCCCCATTCGTTGAACGTTCGACCACCCCCCCACTTCGTCGGCCCCGCGAAGCGTTTCCAAGTCAAAAACGACAACCCGGGGGGATTGTTTGGGCGCGCCCAGGGGAAGTGAAAACTGCTCGGTCATGCGGAACGAATACTAACATAGCTTTCGCGCCAAGTACCCAGGAACGCTGGATTTTGGGGGAGGAGCGTGGTAACGGAAAACCCCGAAGCGGGAGTAATTCAGCGGTAGAATGCCAGCTTCCCAAGCTGGACGTCACGGGTTCGAGCCCCGTCTCCCGCTCCACGGTGGGTCTTTTTTCCGCGCCGCTGCGTTCTCGGCGGTTCGAAATCCTCACGATGAACCCCATATCGCTCCGGTTTCTCACCGCCTGCGGCCTTGCGGCGCGAAAAAAATCCTCCACCTTACTGGCAGATTGGCCGTCGTCTCGCGGGCAAAAACCTGCACCTTACTTGCTGAGTGGGAGATGGGCGAGAACCCACGTCATCGCGAGGTCAGTACCCCCAGGCGATTTGACAGTGGATCATAACATTTGGTTATTGTTATCCTGGTTCAAACGCAGGTAAGCGTGGGAAAAACAGAATTCTAAATGGCCAAGAGGGACGAGCGCAGGAAGAGGATCTCCTTGGCCGAACTTCTTCGCCGATCTCTTCGTCTCCTTCTTACGTCCAAGCGAACAACCCCCTGGATGCGTTACCAAGGCTTGGTGGAGTCGGGGGACCCACAGTCCAGTCAACACATAGACGAAGTCATCTATGGCCGGAAAGACTAACGCCTGCCGTGGCGCCGCCTTGCCCCCGCAAGGCGATGCTCTATACTCTCGCCTCCATGCTCAAGAGCAAAGATTCCTTTGGGGCCCGTTCCACAATCAAGGTCGGCCAGCGCTCGTTCGAGATCTTCCGCCTTTCGGCTCTCGAGAACAAAAGCCTGCGGTTATCGGCTCTCCCCTTTTCACTCAAAATTCTCTTGGAAAACCTTCTTCGGAACGAGAACGGCGTTTCGATCACCGCCGACGATGTTGAAGCGCTCTGCCGGTGGGACCCCACGGCGACGCCGTCCAAGGAGATCGCGTTTGTACCGGCCCGTGTGCTGCTTCAGGATTTCACCGGCGTTCCCGTGGTGGTCGACCTCGCGGCGATGCGCGACGCGATCCAGCGGATGGGGGGAGATCCGGGGAAAATTAATCCCCTCCAACCGGTCGAGCTGGTCATCGACCATTCCGTTCAAGTGGACATGTTCGGATCCGCCGGCGCCCTTGCTCAAAATTCAAAAATCGAATTTGACCGGAATCAGGAACGCTATGGTTTTCTCCGCTGGGGACAAAAAGCTTTTCAGAACTTCCGCGTCGTCCCACCCAGCACGGGAATCGTCCACCAAGTGAATCTGGAATATCTCGCCCGCGTTGTCATGGCGGCGGAAGATGGCGGTCGGGCCAGCCTTTACCCCGATACGGTCGTGGGTACCGATTCACACACGACGATGATCAACGGTCTGGGTGTCCTGGGATGGGGAGTCGGCGGCATCGAGGCCGAGGCGGCGATGCTGGGCCAACCGGTCTCCATGCTGATCCCTCAAGTGGTGGAATTTCGTTTGACGGGCCGCCTTCCGGAGGGAGCCACGGCGACGGACGCTGTTTTGCGCGTCACCGAAATGCTGCGGAAAAAGAACGTCGTCGGAAAATTCGTGGAGTTTTGCGGCCCCGGCCTGGCCGAGCTTCCCCTGGCCGATCGCGCCACGATCGCCAACATGGCGCCGGAATATGGAGCGACCTGCGGCATCTTCCCGGTTGACCGCAATACTTTGGAATACTTGCGCCTCACCGGCCGATCGAACGAGGACGTCGGCCGGGTCGAAGCTTATATGAAGGAGCAACAGCTTTTCGAAACCGGGAACCATCCGGATGTGCGCTTCTCCGACACGGTGGAACTGGATCTCGGCACTGTGGAGGCGAGCCTGGCCGGGCCGAAACGGCCGCAAGATCGCGTGACACTCAAGAATGTAAAAAAATCCTTTCTAAGCGCTCTCGCCGAGTTTGATAAATTAAAAACCGTTCCGGAGGATGGGGAGGTCGGAAACGGATCGGTGGTCATTGCC from Bdellovibrionota bacterium carries:
- a CDS encoding CopG family transcriptional regulator, with the translated sequence MAKRDERRKRISLAELLRRSLRLLLTSKRTTPWMRYQGLVESGDPQSSQHIDEVIYGRKD